Genomic window (Phaeodactylum tricornutum CCAP 1055/1 chromosome 3, complete sequence):
GACCGACCGACGGGGGACGGTACGGGCGAAACATCGCATCGACGATATTTGCAGAGTGCTCCACATGGCAATTCTGTCTGCTTCCAGGGGAATTGGATGTAACGCGCTTTGTGTGGATGTGGATATCTATCGGTATAGTGAAGACAATGAGCTttacattgactgtgaaggtgTTCTTCCTTGGGTAGAATGGAACGGTAAGATACACCAACAGCGCAGACAAAGAACGCGCCGCCTTGTATATTATGTTACGTTAGGTTAATCATTTTTATGTCTCCTGTCCATCTGATAACCGTCCGatgttttcttctttattATGATTCGATATCCTAAAATATTGGTAAATAGGCAGGTTGAAGCGATTTAAAATGTAAGTATCCATACCAATTCCTTTGGCTTTTGCCTTTACAGCTAAGGCTACTAACTGCAAAAATTAACATATTACCTGAGGGCTGTGGTAAATGCGAGGAAGCCTCGAGGTTTCTTTCCCTAATTCTCTGCTCGAGGTTCCCATTCGACTCGGAAACAAAACGTTCTGTACAGTAATCACTGTGCAATCGAACCGTTCAGCCTCACTCCGAACGAGTACGACGGTTCGACTGTGTAAGACATGCGGCCTTGGGAACCTTTCGTGTTGATTCCCTGTCCGTTTTGCAAAACTATCctcatgttgttgttgttgttggcgtgTTTCGCACGCCGTACTTCGTCACTGACGAGACCCTGCTCCGCCCGATTGCAACGGTCGGccttgttgtcgtcgacaGCGACTGCCGATGAGGCGGCATCCTCGACCAACTTTCGATTGGCGGCACGTCTACAAGGCCTCGACAAACCCACCGTGTGGCAGGAATTCTCCCCACTCGCTGTCGAACATCAGGCGGTGAATCTCGGTCAAGGCTTTCCGGACTGGGACCCCCCGCTCTTTGTACAACAAGCCATGCGCAATGCCATTGATCCGGCACAAGCCCGACACGCCAATCAGTACGCCCGTCCCAACGCGCACTTGCCACTCGCAACCGTCCTGGCCGAAGACTACAGTTCTCGGTGGCCACAAGTAGATCTAAATCCCGCTACGCAAGTCGCAACGGCGGTAGGCTGTACCAACGTCCTCTATTGCACCTTGCAAGCATTGGTGGGGGTCGGAGATCAAGTCATTCTCCTCGAACCAGCCTTTGATATTTATGCATCGCAAGTGCGCATGGCGGGTGGGACACCAGTCTACGTGCCACTACGACCTACCGGACACGTTCACGAGGGTGCCAGCCAGGCCTTTTCCCTCGACTTGAACGAATTGGAAGCCGCCGTTACTCCCAACACCAAGGTACTCATTCTCAATACTCCACACAATCCTACCGGAAAAATATTTTCCCGCGACGAGCTCGAAGGCATTGCCGCTATTGTACAGAAACATCCGCAATTGACCATTATATCTGACGAAGTGTACGAGCACATTTTGTTCGATCCGGCACACGAGCCGCACATTTCCATGGCCACGATACTCTTTGATCAGACGCTCACTTTGAGTTCATCGGGAAAAACTTTTTCGTGCACGGGGTGGAAGGTGGGTTGGGCGGTGGGACCTCCGCATCTGGTCCAAGCCGTGGTGGCAGTACAGCAGTGGGTCAACTTTTCTGCACCAACCCCCAATCAAGACGCCATTGCCCAAGCGCTAGTGGAAGCCCGTCAGCCCTTTCAGGGATACGACTCATATTACGCCTACTTGGCCGACGAGTATTTGCGCAAACGAGGTATTCTAGTGGAAGCGCTCGAGGCGGCGGGCATGACACCCATTGTCCCACCCGGCGGCTTTTTCATCATGGCCGATACGAGTTCGATCAGTGACTCGTTCGTCCCGGAATCCTACCGCAAGGAAGTTACCGCCGCCATGCCGACCAATCCAATGCCGCGCGATTGGGCCCTTTCCCGATGGCTCACCAAGGAGGTGGGGGTGACGGCCATTCCCCCTTCGGCTTTTTACAGTGAAGAAAACGTTCCCCTGGCTCAGAATTTGCTGCGGTTTgccttttgcaaaggcgACGATACTTTACGGGAGGCACAGACCCGATTAGCCACATATTTTCAAAGGTGACCCGGGTTGCGTACCGTACACCTATTGTCGAACGACAGAGAAAAACGTACCCGTCTCGACTGGAAGGAAGGCTACCCTTTCCACAGCGGGGGCCGACAAAAGTATCACTTTCTTAAAGTCAAATACTACATGGTTAGTGAACTTCTCTAGACAGTCGACGCTACGGGATCCGTTGCA
Coding sequences:
- a CDS encoding predicted protein, which codes for MLLLLLACFARRTSSLTRPCSARLQRSALLSSTATADEAASSTNFRLAARLQGLDKPTVWQEFSPLAVEHQAVNLGQGFPDWDPPLFVQQAMRNAIDPAQARHANQYARPNAHLPLATVLAEDYSSRWPQVDLNPATQVATAVGCTNVLYCTLQALVGVGDQVILLEPAFDIYASQVRMAGGTPVYVPLRPTGHVHEGASQAFSLDLNELEAAVTPNTKVLILNTPHNPTGKIFSRDELEGIAAIVQKHPQLTIISDEVYEHILFDPAHEPHISMATILFDQTLTLSSSGKTFSCTGWKVGWAVGPPHLVQAVVAVQQWVNFSAPTPNQDAIAQALVEARQPFQGYDSYYAYLADEYLRKRGILVEALEAAGMTPIVPPGGFFIMADTITAAMPTNPMPRDWALSRWLTKEVGVTAIPPSAFYSEENVPLAQNLLRFAFCKGDDTLREAQTRLATYFQR